The following coding sequences are from one Sesamum indicum cultivar Zhongzhi No. 13 linkage group LG11, S_indicum_v1.0, whole genome shotgun sequence window:
- the LOC105173725 gene encoding phosphoinositide phosphatase SAC3-like isoform X1: MADVLENVQEQQHEVQAASPLCPPLQPPEGFMQKFRLYETRSKFYMVGRDKSRTYWKILKIDRLEPSELNIREDSTTYTERECSDLLRRIHEGNRATGGLKFVTTCYGIVGFIKFLGPYYMLLITKRRQIGAICGHNVYAISKTEIIPLPNPAVRSTMINYKNENRYKKLLCMVDLTKDFYFSYSYNVMRSLQKNMCDKETGQVLYETMFVWNEFLTRGVRNILQNTIWTVALVYGFFKQATVSISGRDLKLTLIARRSRHYAGTRYLKRGVNEKGRVANDVETEQILAEDVPEGLSMQISSVVQNRGSIPLFWSQETSRLNLKPDIILSKRDQSYEATRLHFENLVKRYGNPIIILNLIKTNEKKPRESILRAEFANAIEVINKDLSEENRLKFLHWDLNKHSRSKATNVLLLLGKVAAYALMLTGFFYCQATPQMVPEGHLNWPTFENFAAPGTYSHTDMERHNEDENEDSDNSDRKSSGSNSMANSNPSVRPPMIQKGVLRTNCIDCLDRTNVAQYAYGLAALGHQLRALGVTTSTKLELDDPLAEELMGFYERMGDTLAHQYGGSAAHNKIFSQRRGQWKAATQSQEFFRTLQRYYSNAYMDAEKQNAINVFLGHFQPQPDKPDVWELDSDQHYNVRRNGEPNIDKDGRSLFRRSWSDGNILRERRSPTSTPDINKGFPSANFSNDSGGSKMHSESTPEMSTPTSELAYSRYTSSMPARELFAEIQQRDLEHENGDVIDCSNFVDLDWLSSSGNSCEEELLERTLLTVSPTAMLSSENVVNELVGETTPSTSECGSSMREMENTGTNTCYGEIRNYEVLEDFSDSFVRWVTYGETLCH; this comes from the exons ATGGCAGATGTGTTAGAAAATGTGCAGGAGCAGCAGCATGAAGTACAGGCCGCTTCTCCACTTTGTCCTCCTTTGCAGCCTCCTGAAGGGTTTATGCAGAAATTCAGACTCTATGAGACTCGATCG AAATTTTATATGGTAGGAAGAGACAAAAGTAGAACATATTGGAAGATTCTGAAAATTGACAGGTTGGAACCCTCGGAGCTCAACATTCGTGAAGATTCTACCACATATACTGAAAGGGAGTGCTCTGACCTACTGAGAAGGATACATGAAGGAAACAGAGCAACAGGAGGACTTAAATTTGTTACTACTTGTTATGGCATTGTTG GATTCATTAAATTTCTTGGGCCTTACTACATGTTGCTCATTACCAAAAGGAGGCAGATTGGTGCAATCTGCGGTCATAATGTCTATGCTATCTCCAAAACTGAGATAATTCCGCTGCCAAATCCAGCTGTTAGATCCACCATGATTAACTATAAGAACGAGAACAG ATACAAGAAGCTTTTGTGCATGGTGGATCTTACAAAGGACTTCTACTTTAGTTACTCCTATAACGTGATGAGGAGTCTCCAGAAGAACATGTGTGACAAAGAGACCGGGCAAGTCTTATATGAAACTATGTTTGTCTGGAACGAGTTTCTTACTCGTGGAGTACGAAATATTCTTCAGAATACAATATGGACTGTTGCATTGGTCTATGGGTTTTTTAAGCAG GCTACAGTTTCTATATCAGGGAGGGATCTCAAGTTGACTCTAATTGCTAGGCGCTCGCGGCATTATGCTGGTACCAG ATATCTAAAACGAGGTGTCAACGAGAAGGGCCGAGTTGCAAATGATGTTGAGACTGAGCAAATTTTAGCTGAGGATGTTCCTGAAGGTCTGTCGATGCAAATTAGTTCTGTGGTCCAAAATCGTGGCTCCATACCATTGTTCTGGTCACAGGAAACGTCCCGCCTAAATCTTAAGCCggatattatat TGTCGAAGAGGGACCAATCGTATGAGGCTACCagacttcattttgaaaatcttgTCAAGAGATATGGGAACCCCATCATTATTCTGAATTTGATTAAG ACAAATGAAAAGAAGCCCCGAGAATCCATTCTTCGGGCAGAGTTTGCTAATGCTATTGAAGTCATCAATAAAGATCTATCTGAAGAGAACCGGCTTAAATTTCTTCACTGGGATTTGAATAAACATTCTCGGAG CAAAGCTACAAACGTTTTACTACTTTTGGGAAAGGTGGCCGCATATGCTTTGATGCTGACAGGTTTTTTCTATTGTCAAGCCACACCACAGATGGTACCGGAAGGGCATCTTAACTGGCCTACATTTGA GAATTTTGCTGCTCCTGGCACATATTCTCACACTGATATGGAAAGGCACAATGAGGATGAGAACGAGGATTCAGATAACTCCGACAGAAAATCTAGTGGAAGCAATAGCATGGCGAACAGTAATCCTTCTGTCAGGCCACCAATGATCCAAAAGGGAGTGCTTCGGACTAATTGCATAGATTGCCTGGATCGCACTAATGTGGCACAATATGCATATGGGCTGGCTGCTTTGGGGCATCAGCTGCGTGCATTAGGAGTAACAACCTCAACAAAGCTTGAGCTTGACGATCCTTTGGCTGAAGAATTGATGGGATTTTACGAGAGAATGGGTGATACTCTTGCACACCAATACGGTGGGTCAGCTGCCCACAACAAG ATTTTTTCTCAGAGAAGAGGTCAGTGGAAAGCAGCAACACAGTCTCAGGAATTTTTTCGTACTCTACAAAGATATTACAGCAATGCATACATGGACGCGGAGAAACAAAATGCCATTAACGT ATTTTTGGGGCACTTTCAACCTCAACCAGATAAACCTGATGTGTGGGAGCTTGATTCTGACCAGCATTACAATGTCCGAAGGAACGGAGAACCAAATATTGATAAAGATGGAAG GTCACTTTTCAGAAGATCATGGTCGGATGGGAACATTCTTCGTGAACGTCGTTCTCCCACATCTACGCCAGATATCAATAAAGGTTTCCCTAGTGCGAATTTCTCCAACGATTCAGGAGGAAGCAAAATGCATTCTGAGTCAACACCAGAAATGTCTACTCCCACAAGCGAGTTAGCATATTCAAG ATATACTTCTTCAATGCCTGCTAGGGAGCTATTTGCTGAAATACAACAAAGAGACCTTGAGCATGAAAATGGGGATGTAATTGACTGTTCAAACTTTGTTGACTTAGATTGGCTTTCTTCCTCTGGAAATTCTTGCGAGGAGGAGTTGTTGGAAAG GACACTGCTGACAGTCTCTCCAACTGCTATGCTGTCATCAGAAAATGTCGTCAATGAACTGGTTGGGGAAACAACTCCATCCACCAGTGAATGTGGGTCTAGCATGAGG GAAATGGAAAACACTGGAACCAACACATGCTATGGCGAAATCCGTAATTATGAAGTTCTTGAAGATTTCTCAGATAGTTTTGTGCGCTGGGTAACCTATGGAGAAACACTCTGCCATTGA
- the LOC105173725 gene encoding phosphoinositide phosphatase SAC4-like isoform X2 — MADVLENVQEQQHEVQAASPLCPPLQPPEGFMQKFRLYETRSKFYMVGRDKSRTYWKILKIDRLEPSELNIREDSTTYTERECSDLLRRIHEGNRATGGLKFVTTCYGIVGFIKFLGPYYMLLITKRRQIGAICGHNVYAISKTEIIPLPNPAVRSTMINYKNENRYKKLLCMVDLTKDFYFSYSYNVMRSLQKNMCDKETGQVLYETMFVWNEFLTRGVRNILQNTIWTVALVYGFFKQATVSISGRDLKLTLIARRSRHYAGTRYLKRGVNEKGRVANDVETEQILAEDVPEGLSMQISSVVQNRGSIPLFWSQETSRLNLKPDIILSKRDQSYEATRLHFENLVKRYGNPIIILNLIKTNEKKPRESILRAEFANAIEVINKDLSEENRLKFLHWDLNKHSRSKATNVLLLLGKVAAYALMLTGFFYCQATPQMVPEGHLNWPTFENFAAPGTYSHTDMERHNEDENEDSDNSDRKSSGSNSMANSNPSVRPPMIQKGVLRTNCIDCLDRTNVAQYAYGLAALGHQLRALGVTTSTKLELDDPLAEELMGFYERMGDTLAHQYGGSAAHNKIFSQRRGQWKAATQSQEFFRTLQRYYSNAYMDAEKQNAINVFLGHFQPQPDKPDVWELDSDQHYNVRRNGEPNIDKDGRSLFRRSWSDGNILRERRSPTSTPDINKGFPSANFSNDSGGSKMHSESTPEMSTPTSELAYSRYTSSMPARELFAEIQQRDLEHENGDVIDCSNFVDLDWLSSSGNSCEEELLERKWKTLEPTHAMAKSVIMKFLKISQIVLCAG; from the exons ATGGCAGATGTGTTAGAAAATGTGCAGGAGCAGCAGCATGAAGTACAGGCCGCTTCTCCACTTTGTCCTCCTTTGCAGCCTCCTGAAGGGTTTATGCAGAAATTCAGACTCTATGAGACTCGATCG AAATTTTATATGGTAGGAAGAGACAAAAGTAGAACATATTGGAAGATTCTGAAAATTGACAGGTTGGAACCCTCGGAGCTCAACATTCGTGAAGATTCTACCACATATACTGAAAGGGAGTGCTCTGACCTACTGAGAAGGATACATGAAGGAAACAGAGCAACAGGAGGACTTAAATTTGTTACTACTTGTTATGGCATTGTTG GATTCATTAAATTTCTTGGGCCTTACTACATGTTGCTCATTACCAAAAGGAGGCAGATTGGTGCAATCTGCGGTCATAATGTCTATGCTATCTCCAAAACTGAGATAATTCCGCTGCCAAATCCAGCTGTTAGATCCACCATGATTAACTATAAGAACGAGAACAG ATACAAGAAGCTTTTGTGCATGGTGGATCTTACAAAGGACTTCTACTTTAGTTACTCCTATAACGTGATGAGGAGTCTCCAGAAGAACATGTGTGACAAAGAGACCGGGCAAGTCTTATATGAAACTATGTTTGTCTGGAACGAGTTTCTTACTCGTGGAGTACGAAATATTCTTCAGAATACAATATGGACTGTTGCATTGGTCTATGGGTTTTTTAAGCAG GCTACAGTTTCTATATCAGGGAGGGATCTCAAGTTGACTCTAATTGCTAGGCGCTCGCGGCATTATGCTGGTACCAG ATATCTAAAACGAGGTGTCAACGAGAAGGGCCGAGTTGCAAATGATGTTGAGACTGAGCAAATTTTAGCTGAGGATGTTCCTGAAGGTCTGTCGATGCAAATTAGTTCTGTGGTCCAAAATCGTGGCTCCATACCATTGTTCTGGTCACAGGAAACGTCCCGCCTAAATCTTAAGCCggatattatat TGTCGAAGAGGGACCAATCGTATGAGGCTACCagacttcattttgaaaatcttgTCAAGAGATATGGGAACCCCATCATTATTCTGAATTTGATTAAG ACAAATGAAAAGAAGCCCCGAGAATCCATTCTTCGGGCAGAGTTTGCTAATGCTATTGAAGTCATCAATAAAGATCTATCTGAAGAGAACCGGCTTAAATTTCTTCACTGGGATTTGAATAAACATTCTCGGAG CAAAGCTACAAACGTTTTACTACTTTTGGGAAAGGTGGCCGCATATGCTTTGATGCTGACAGGTTTTTTCTATTGTCAAGCCACACCACAGATGGTACCGGAAGGGCATCTTAACTGGCCTACATTTGA GAATTTTGCTGCTCCTGGCACATATTCTCACACTGATATGGAAAGGCACAATGAGGATGAGAACGAGGATTCAGATAACTCCGACAGAAAATCTAGTGGAAGCAATAGCATGGCGAACAGTAATCCTTCTGTCAGGCCACCAATGATCCAAAAGGGAGTGCTTCGGACTAATTGCATAGATTGCCTGGATCGCACTAATGTGGCACAATATGCATATGGGCTGGCTGCTTTGGGGCATCAGCTGCGTGCATTAGGAGTAACAACCTCAACAAAGCTTGAGCTTGACGATCCTTTGGCTGAAGAATTGATGGGATTTTACGAGAGAATGGGTGATACTCTTGCACACCAATACGGTGGGTCAGCTGCCCACAACAAG ATTTTTTCTCAGAGAAGAGGTCAGTGGAAAGCAGCAACACAGTCTCAGGAATTTTTTCGTACTCTACAAAGATATTACAGCAATGCATACATGGACGCGGAGAAACAAAATGCCATTAACGT ATTTTTGGGGCACTTTCAACCTCAACCAGATAAACCTGATGTGTGGGAGCTTGATTCTGACCAGCATTACAATGTCCGAAGGAACGGAGAACCAAATATTGATAAAGATGGAAG GTCACTTTTCAGAAGATCATGGTCGGATGGGAACATTCTTCGTGAACGTCGTTCTCCCACATCTACGCCAGATATCAATAAAGGTTTCCCTAGTGCGAATTTCTCCAACGATTCAGGAGGAAGCAAAATGCATTCTGAGTCAACACCAGAAATGTCTACTCCCACAAGCGAGTTAGCATATTCAAG ATATACTTCTTCAATGCCTGCTAGGGAGCTATTTGCTGAAATACAACAAAGAGACCTTGAGCATGAAAATGGGGATGTAATTGACTGTTCAAACTTTGTTGACTTAGATTGGCTTTCTTCCTCTGGAAATTCTTGCGAGGAGGAGTTGTTGGAAAG GAAATGGAAAACACTGGAACCAACACATGCTATGGCGAAATCCGTAATTATGAAGTTCTTGAAGATTTCTCAGATAGTTTTGTGCGCTGGGTAA
- the LOC105173839 gene encoding GDSL esterase/lipase 1: MTMFSYSSSKVAISACFALVILCFRSNVASAQKHTAFFIFGDSSVDPGNNNYIDTIPENRANHKPYGQNGFFKDPTGRFSDGRIIVDFIAEYAKLPLIPPFLEPSADYSHGVNFASGGAGILSTTNEGQAIDLSTQLKYFEEVEKWLAEKLGASEAEEVISNAVYFFSMGSNDYLGGYLGSPRMQELHHPEQYVGMVIGNLTIAIQELYEKGARKFGFLSLCPLGCLPVMRALNPKAGEGGCFQQANSLALAHNNALKTLLNNLHYLLKDFKYCNSDFYNWLQDRINNPSDYDLKEGVNACCGSGPYGGVYTCGGTKKVATYELCDNANDYVWWDSFHPTERIHEQFAKALWDGPQASVGPHNLQDLFFDHEIELTIGDIVDIITENEEIV, encoded by the exons ATGACGATGTTTTCCTACTCTTCCTCCAAGGTTGCCATTTCCGCTTGCTTTGCACTTGTCATCCTATGTTTCAGGTCAAACGTGGCTTCAGCACAGAAGCACACTGCATTCTTCATCTTCGGCGACTCCTCAGTTGATCCCGGTAACAATAATTACATCGACACGATCCCAGAAAATCGAGCGAATCACAAGCCTTATGGTCAGAATGGCTTCTTCAAGGATCCCACCGGCCGGTTTTCTGACGGTCGGATCATCGTAGATTTCATAG CGGAATATGCTAAGTTGCCGTTGATTCCTCCGTTCTTGGAGCCATCCGCTGATTACAGTCATGGAGTTAACTTTGCGTCTGGTGGTGCTGGAATTCTTTCTACTACTAATGAGGGTCAG GCCATTGACCTTAGTACACAGTTGAAGTACTTCGAAGAAGTTGAGAAATGGTTGGCAGAGAAACTGGGAGCTTCGGAAGCAGAAGAAGTAATATCAAATGCAGTCTACTTCTTTAGTATGGGAAGCAACGATTACTTGGGTGGTTATCTTGGTAGTCCTAGGATGCAAGAACTCCATCATCCTGAGCAGTATGTGGGGATGGTCATAGGAAACTTGACAATAGCAATTCAA GAATTGTACGAGAAAGGTGCAAGGAAATTTGGGTTTCTGAGTTTATGTCCTTTGGGGTGCCTGCCAGTTATGAGAGCCCTGAATCCTAAGGCAGGTGAAGGGGGCTGCTTTCAACAAGCCAATTCACTTGCCTTAGCACATAACAATGCTCTCAAGACTCTCCTCAACAATCTTCATTACCTCCTCAAAGATTTCAAGTATTGCAACTCCGATTTCTACAACTGGCTCCAAGATCGAATCAATAATCCCTCCGACTATG ATTTGAAAGAAGGGGTGAATGCTTGCTGTGGATCAGGACCTTACGGAGGAGTCTACACATGTGGAGGCACGAAGAAGGTGGCAACCTATGAGTTATGCGACAATGCCAATGACTATGTATGGTGGGATTCGTTTCATCCTACTGAAAGAATTCATGAACAGTTTGCAAAAGCTCTTTGGGACGGGCCACAAGCATCTGTCGGGCCCCACAATCTTCAAGATCTCTTCTTCGACCATGAGATCGAGCTAACCATTGGTGATATAGTTGATATCATTACAGAAAACGAAGAGAtagtttga
- the LOC105173726 gene encoding suppressor of mec-8 and unc-52 protein homolog 2, whose product MSTKRNHKEKTIRRHHKEEKQEEPEQPKYRDRAKERREDQNPDYEITELTSFHAVAPPGNVDLLSADAHKLSIEKSKYLGGDVEHTHLVKGLDYALLHKVRSEIDKKPDVGEETDGKSKGQKDDQPVTFRTASAKSVYQWIVKPQTVIKTNEMFLPGRMAFIFNMENGYSHDIPTTVHRSKADCPIPEEMVTVSVDGSVLDRIAKIMSYLRLGSSGKVLKKKKKDKDTKGKILSVSNGYEEDERILKSDSIKNQTVRETLPPPPPLPKQNLPDPKEKRESTGVRKEEEDIFVGEGIDYAIPSKDMSQSPISEDMEESPRNKDKNSYFAEPAYGPVPPAEMSHGWQQSNGYDALQAQALAGSYQGEWQNYQYAEQLAYPEQYLQQDIQSYDMQAGSNVLQDPRFMTQEEKDRGLGSVFKRDDQRLQQLREKDAREKDPNFISESYSECYPGYQEYNREIVDSDDEDDLSKMDMGGRAKGRLHRWDFETEEEWATYNEQKEAMPKAAFQFGVKMQDGRKTRKQNREQKLTNDLHKINKILARKKAENGEKNDESRMHDDESHPGKKLRI is encoded by the exons ATGTCGACGAAGCGTAATCACAAGGAGAAAACCATCCGCCGACACCA TAAGGAGGAGAAGCAGGAAGAACCCGAGCAGCCGAAATACAGGGACCGGGCAAAAGAACGGAGAGAAGATCAAAATCCGGATTATGAGATAACTGAGTTGACGTCCTTTCATGCTGTTGCTCCCCCGGGAAATGTTGATCTCCT GTCTGCTGATGCACACAAGTTATCTATTGAGAAGAGCAAATATCTTGGAG GTGATGTTGAGCACACACATTTGGTCAAAGGGTTGGATTATGCTTTGCTTCATAAAGTGCGAAGTGAAATAGACAAGAAGCCTGATGTTGGGGAAGAGACTGATGGAAAATCAAA AGGACAAAAGGATGACCAGCCAGTAACTTTTCGCACTGCATCAGCAAAG TCGGTTTATCAGTGGATAGTCAAACCACAAACTGTCATCAAGACAAATGAAATGTTCCTTCCTGGACGAATGgcttttatatttaacatg GAAAATGGATATTCTCATGATATTCCAACAACTGTCCACAGAAGCAAAGCTGATTGTCCTATTCCTGAG GAAATGGTGACTGTGAGCGTTGATGGTTCAGTTTTAGATCGGATTGCTAAAATAATGTCATATCTCCGCCTTGGGTCATCAGGGAAAGttctgaaaaagaagaagaaagacaaAGATACAAAAG GAAAGATTTTGTCTGTTTCTAATGGATATGAAGAGGATGAGAGGATATTGAAATCTGATTCTATAAAGAATCAAACTGTACGGGAAACCCTACCACCACCTCCCCCACTTCCCAAACAGAATCTTCCTGATCCAAAAGAGAAGCGGGAATCAACTGGTGTTAGGAAAGAAGAGGaggatatttttgttggtGAAGGGATAGACTATGCTATTCCAAGTAAAGATATGAGCCAAAGCCCAATTTCAGAGGACATGGAAGAATCTCCTCGAAATAAAGATAAGAATTCCTACTTTGCTGAACCTGCATATGGCCCAGTTCCACCAGCTGAGATGTCTCATGGTTGGCAACAATCG AATGGGTATGATGCTTTGCAAGCACAAGCATTGGCTGGCAGCTACCAGGGAGAGTGGCAGAACTACCAATATGCTGAACAGCTGGCTTACCCTGAGCAATATCTCCAGCAAGACATTCAAAGCTATGATATGCAAGCTGGTTCAAACGTCCTGCAGGACCCACGCTTTATGACTCAAGAAGAGAAGGATAGGGGCTTAGGATCTGTGTTTAAGAGGGATGATCAGCGGCTTCAACAACTGAGGGAGAAGGATGCTCGGGAGAAAGACCCTAATTTTATATCTGAGAGTTACTCTGAATGCTATCCTGGTTACCAAGAATATAACCGTGAGATTGTTGACAGTGATGACGAAGATGACTTATCCAAAATGGACATGGGTGGACGG GCAAAGGGCCGCCTTCATCGTTGGGACTTTGAGACGGAAGAGGAATGGGCTACGTACAATGAGCAGAAGGAAGCAATGCCAAAAGCTGCATTTCAGTTTGGTGTCAAGATGCAAGATGGTCGGAAGACCCGCAAACAGAACAGAGAACAGAAACTCACCAACGACCTGCACAAGATAAACAAAATACTCGCCAGGAAAAAGGCCGAGAACGGTGAGAAAAACGATGAGAGCAGGATGCATGACGATGAATCACATCCTGGAAAGAAGCTAAGGATATGA
- the LOC105173727 gene encoding uncharacterized protein LOC105173727 (The sequence of the model RefSeq protein was modified relative to this genomic sequence to represent the inferred CDS: added 43 bases not found in genome assembly): protein MAASDGKVSYASLSNLEKENSKFTYVDDFDDTVWTVQESQNSDTLNRKISYPFPIDSEDFMDGGYDSGEDQYTPVPQNGPPEVNLRNVMNGIFAIVTGRNKGQSGVGSLPQLPSSNVSFLGSAKNGETFLHSSVYIPSAPPLLEPNASNYNAYKEVLEAEPPEWLPDSSTTVCMQCNAPFTALTRGRHHCRFCGGIFCRVCSKGRCLLPSRFRERNPQRVCDTCYDRLDPLQGVLINTISNAAQAAKHDVMDWTCSRGWLNLPVGLSMEHEIYKSASTLRSYCQVARMNPEKSIPAAVLKGARGLAILTVAKAGALLAYKLGTGLVVARRSDGSWSAPSAILSVGLGWGAQVGGELMDFIIVLHDIKAVKTFCSRMHFSLGAGCSAAAGPIGRVVEADLRAGEKGSGMCYTYSCSKGAFVGVSLEGNIVATRMDTNLRFYGDPYLTTADILLGTVDRPKAAEPLYAALRDLYSKWRC, encoded by the exons ATGGCTGCATCAGACGGTAAAGTTTCCTATGCATCTCTTTCCAATTTGGAAAAGGAGAATAGCAAGTTTACCTATGTGGATGACTTTGATGACACTGTGTGGACTGTGCAAGAAAGCCAGAACTCAGATACATtgaatagaaaaatatcatatccGTTTCCCATTGATTCTGAAGATTTTATGGATGGAGGGTATGACTCGGGTGAGGATCAGTACACGCCTGTACCACAAAATGGCCCACCTGAGGTGAACTTGAGAAATGTAATGAATGGAATATTTGCTATAGTGACTGGGCGAAATAAAGGTCAATCAGGCGTTGGTAGTCTTCCCCAACTGCCAAGCTCAAATGTTTCATTCCTTGGATCTGCAAAGAATGGAGAGACCTTCTTGCATTCTTCAGTTTACATACCAAGTGCTCCTCCACTTCTGGAGCCGAATGCTTCGAATTATAATGCTTACAAAGAGGTGCTGGAAGCTGAACCACCAGAGTGGCTTCCAGACAGTTCAACGACAGTTTGCATGCAGTGCAATGCTCCCTTTACAGCTTTGACTCGTGGCAGACACCATTGCCGCTTTTGTGGTGGTATTTTTTGTAGGGTGTGCTCGAAAGGCCGGTGTCTATTACCTTCCAGGTTTAGGGAGAGGAATCCACAGAGGGTGTGTGACACCTGCTACGATAGGCTTGACCCACTGCAAGGTGTATTGATCAATACCATCAGCAATGCTGCCCAAGCTGCAAAGCATGATGTGATGGATTGGACTTGTTCAAGAGGCTGGTTGAATCTTCCTGTGGGTTTGTCTATGGAGCATGAGATATACAAGTCAGCCAGTACATTGAGGAGCTATTGCCAG GTGGCTAGGATGAACCCTGAGAAGTCCATCCCTGCTGCTGTTTTGAAAGGAGCCAGAGGTTTAGCAATCTTGACAGTTGCTAAAGCTGGGGCGCTACTCGCCTACAAACTTGGAACTGGCTTGGTTGTTGCCCGAAGATCAGATGGGTCATGGTCTGCACCATCTGCAATACTCTCTGTTGGTTTAGGATGGGGTGCTCAG GTTGGGGGTGAGCTCATGGATTTCATAATTGTGCTTCATGATATCAAAGCTGTGAAAACATTTTGTAGTCGCATGCACTTTTCTCTTGGTGCTGGTTGCAGTGCTGCTGCTGGACCAATTGGGAGAGTTGTAGAGGCAGATCTGAGAGCTGGAGAAAAAGGTTCTGGCATGTGCTACACTTACAGTTGCAGTAAAG GTGCTTTTGTTGGGGTCTCATTGGAGGGCAACATTGTTGCCACAAGAATGGATACAAATCTGCGTTTCTATGGTGATCCATACCTAACTACAGCTGATATCCTGCTTGGGACTGTAG CCTGTACTCCAAATGGCGATGCTAG